The Deltaproteobacteria bacterium genome contains the following window.
CGTCCACCTCCTGGCTGCGATACGCCGTCGGAATCTCAATGGTGGGATCGATGGACACCGCGTCGATGAACTGGACCAACGCCGCATCGCGGTCCCCGAACCCGCTGAACTCGACGATGCCGAGAAACATGTGGGTCTGCGCGACGACCTTGTGGCGATCCAGCTTGCTCCGTTTCGCGAGTGCGAGCGCCTCGGTGAGGCCCTTTTTCGCGGCCTCGTAGTCGAGCAGGTCGTAGTTCTCCATCGCCTCGCGGTTCTTGCGCTCGATCGCCTTGACCGCGCGGCTGTCGGCGCGAGCGACCGCCGGCGCGGCGAGGGCGCCGACCACGGCGCATACCACTGTCCATCGTCCGTGCTTCATCGTGACTCCATCGCCGCTAGCGGCTGGTGATGACGAACTCCACCCGCCGGTTTTGCGCGCGCCCCTCCGCGGTCCGGTTGTCGGCGATCGGCACGTCCTCACCGAACCCCTGCGCGACCATCCGTTCCGGGGCAATCCCCTTTGCGATCAGGTAATCGCGCACCGCCTTCGCGCGCGCGTCGCTGAGCCGCAAGTTGTACGCGCGACTTCCCCGACTGTCGGTGTGTCCCTCAATCCTGACCGTAATCGTCGGGTTGTCCTTGAGCGCCTGCGCCACCTCGTCGAGCAACCCGAACGACACGGGCTTGATCGTGGCCTTGCCGGTCTCGAAGTAGATGGTCTGCTTGAGTTCGATCTTCGACTTCGTGACGACGACGTTCTTGTATTTCTTCGGGCAGCCGTCGGGGGTCTGGGCCGGCTGGTCCGGACACTGGTCGACGACCTGCGGGCACTCGGGTACGCCGTCGCCATCGTTGTCGCAGTCGGGACAGCCGTCGTCGTCTTCGAATCCGTCGGCGTCCTCCGCCTCGTTCGGGCACTGGTCGATCGCGTCGGCCAGCCCGTCGCCGTCGTTGTCGTCCTCCGGGCAGCCGTCGCCGTCTTCGAATCCGTCGGCGTCCTCCGCGTCGTTCGGACACTTGTCGTCGGCGTCGAGGATGCCGTCGACGTCGTTGTCGGGGTCCGGACACCCGTCCGCGTCCTGGAATCCATCCTTGTCCTCGGGGTCGTCCGGGCACTCGTCCTGCGGATCGACGATGCCGTCGCCGTCGCGGTCGGACGGAGCGGTCACCGCCGGCTCGGCCTTCGGCGCGCACCGGTCCTTCGGCGACTTGCGCACCGCCGCACGGGCGTTGCGTTCGGCGATCGCGAGCTCCGAGCGCGCCGGATAGTAGCGGCCTTCGTCGAGTTCCTGGTCGGCGAAATCGACGTGCGACTCGGCCAGCGCCAACTCGCGCGGCGCACATCGGACGGCTCCGTTGTCCTTGGCGGTCGCGATCAGGTCGCGCACGGCCCCCGACCGCGCGCGCAACTCGGCCCCGGCGCAGGCGGCGAGACACGCGACGGCGACCGCCGCCGCGCACGTTGCCGGGCGCGCCGCGCGCCGCGCCGGTCCGAACTCCGAAGCCGCTCGCCGCGCGCTCACGGTTCCTCGCGTTTCGGAGGCGGCGGCTCCTCGACGTCGATGTCGCTGAAGCCGTCGCCGCCGTCGGGCGCCGCGGCATCCAGCGGTGGCACGCGCTTCGAGGGGTCCTTGGCGACCTGCAGCGCCGCCTCCCGCGCCTTGTGCGCCGCGAACGCCGCCTTGCGCCCGAACCGGTTGGCAGCCTGGAAGTCGGCGAACGCGGCCTCCCTCCGCGCCTGGTGCAGATACTCGCGCGCCAGCGTCGACCAATAGATGTAGCGCGCGTCGTCGTCGGTACTTACGGCGTCGGCCG
Protein-coding sequences here:
- a CDS encoding OmpA family protein, which gives rise to MSARRAASEFGPARRAARPATCAAAVAVACLAACAGAELRARSGAVRDLIATAKDNGAVRCAPRELALAESHVDFADQELDEGRYYPARSELAIAERNARAAVRKSPKDRCAPKAEPAVTAPSDRDGDGIVDPQDECPDDPEDKDGFQDADGCPDPDNDVDGILDADDKCPNDAEDADGFEDGDGCPEDDNDGDGLADAIDQCPNEAEDADGFEDDDGCPDCDNDGDGVPECPQVVDQCPDQPAQTPDGCPKKYKNVVVTKSKIELKQTIYFETGKATIKPVSFGLLDEVAQALKDNPTITVRIEGHTDSRGSRAYNLRLSDARAKAVRDYLIAKGIAPERMVAQGFGEDVPIADNRTAEGRAQNRRVEFVITSR